Proteins encoded by one window of Deinococcus malanensis:
- a CDS encoding FmdB family zinc ribbon protein, with product MPTYLYKNIETGEIYELTQSMRDDPFTRHPETDVAIKRILARPGIAFKGSGFYVNDSRPKDEGSKGGE from the coding sequence ATGCCCACCTACCTGTATAAGAACATCGAAACCGGCGAGATTTACGAGCTGACCCAAAGTATGCGTGACGACCCCTTCACCCGCCATCCCGAGACCGACGTGGCCATCAAACGGATCCTTGCCCGCCCCGGTATTGCTTTCAAAGGCAGCGGTTTTTATGTCAACGACTCCCGCCCCAAGGACGAGGGCAGCAAAGGCGGCGAGTGA